CAACAAATCCCAGTGTCAACAACCTTCTCAACTTCAGCGCCTTTTCAACGTTCGTCAAACATCTTTTCAAAGCTTCAACAGTTTGGACCACCTGACTAACCCTGCTATACTGCTGACTTCCTGAGTTCTTTTCAAGCACAACAACAGTTCGGAAATATTTTTCCTTCACTCCTTTACATCGGCTGGACTTTAGTATTTCCTCAGCACACCTACAAAACACCTCCAGAAATGACCGAACGTGGATGAGCACCTTGATCGAGTTTTTCTGGTGGCCAGGACCCAATTAAGAACGTGACAAAGACGTCAATTAAAGGCGATTAGAGTCTGATTTCGGCAGCCTGTAGGAGCCTGCAAGAGGCACCATAAGATCTGATCCAAACTTTCGTATGATATACAGGGAACTAAGAGCCCTGGATTACAAAgacaaaacagagagaaaaagagtgaatgaaaataaataaaagggaAGGATTTTTATCAAAGGATGTGAGCTGAAATCATCCGGATGTTGGACACGTAGTCACGACGGAAGATGTTTTTCAATGAGGAAACTGAACGAGATTATGCATGCACGTGGCCAtctacatagatatacatataataaCGTCAAAAGTGGGTCAGAACAAGGGGGCGATTCCGTGCACGTTATTTTCACAAACAAATTATTGTAGGGTGAAGAAATTAGCAGAGAAATACCACAGCGGTATGGGCAAGACATCACTCTTGCGTCGGTGTCTCGATATCAAAAATACAATTGTTCTTTGCTGGTGGGTTACAGCGAGGAGACAGTAATACAGCAGTGACAGTGAGCCGTTAAACATATCACTGCTGACACATCACAAGGTATGGCAGACGCATGAGCTAGGAGGACACAGAGAGGACGTCGGCAGTGGGAGCCACACACCAGAGGAGGGGGAGCTGGGTGTGGGGCAACCCCCACATCCCCGACACAGGCGCGGCCACCACCTCCATTGTTGACCAACTCTCGGCTTCCGCCGGATCTGACACGTCCACGGGTTGACTCTTCCGTCCACAGGCTGACACTCCCGCCCACAGGCTGACACACGACCACGAACAGACTCCCGTCTACGAGCTGGCACTTACATACACGGGCTGACATCTACAGGCTGACGCTCCAGTCCACAGGCTGACACTCCCGTATACGGGCTGACACACGTAAGAGGGCTGACATTCACGTCTACAGGGCTGGCACTCCTTTCTACAGACTGACATTCCCGTCCACAGGCTGACACTCCCGTCTACAATTGACACTTTCGTCTATAAAATGACACTCCCGCCCACAGGCTAACATTTCCGTCTATAAGTTGACACTTCCGTCTACAAAGTGACACCCCCGTCTACAGGCTGACACTCTCGTCTAAAGGCTGACACTTTCGTCTCCAAACTGACACTCCTGTCCAcagtctgacccccccccccccccagacgtcCATGACCGGGAACATGGTCCTCACTGACGGATTTTAGATCCGACCTGGCAGTGTAATACGTTAATATTTCCTGGTCATACATATGTTTGTTGTATTCAGTTGGCTGTAGGTAACTCTAAATATGGATGATTTCTTTACCAAATATTCAAGACTATAGAATATGTCATGTATTTGTCACCTGTCACTATCTTACCTGAACCATCTCTGCCTCCCTTCACCCTTGGGCGAACTACGCACACCAGTGATCCTCGGTGGAAAGCTGCTCGTGCGTCTGCCACCTGCTCGCCTCACTCACTCAGCCAAATCATAAAGCAAGTTTTGCTTTATTTCCCGTGGGTATAACATTGTGACATTAACTATTTAGTTCTGGAAACATTTATCGTGCCAAAAATTGACGCATTTTTTCGTTAAAATTCCCAACTCTGCCTTAACAACATTTATTCCTTTCAGGCATGTAAGATGTCAGACAATGCGGCGTCCACAGTGTCAGGATGAGGGCGATGGTGaagatgtggttggtggtggtcaccCTGATTCTGAGTCGCTTCGTGTTCTGTCACACAGCCGCTCGAACCCTAGAGGAAGCAAGTCACGCAACACCGGATCCACCGCTCACAGACCTCTCCTGGAACATTACCAGCAACGATACGTCACAAGACGACGTCAGTCACTCGGAGGAACTTGCTCATGTCTGTACAATCAACAGCCAAGATGTTTTAACAGACAAAAGAGGATCGCCTGGAGGAAATACTCACGGCAAAGGAGAAAAGTCTGCGAGTAATGATCTTGTTAAGTATTTTAGAGATTTGCTTGGGGATATAAATGTTGCCATACTTGCCTTGCCTGAGCCAGAGCGTGAATAcaagcaaaatattcaagatgatTTCTTCACATCAATAGAGGAGACGCAGACTGTGTTGGCGCACAGTAATGAAAGTCTCGATTCTAACCAAGATTACCCGGAATTTGACACTAATATCACGTACAGGAGCACAGGTAGCAACAAGGTCTCTGCTATTAACAGAACACAGAGTAGGAACCTTACACTTGATATAGAGACCAACACAGAGTCAGAATTAGTCGACCTTTTCTGGAGCAAAAGTGAAGAGGTCGCGAGTACAGACCCACCTGTGGGTACGGAAGGCCACTCATGGCTGTCTGAGGAGAATACAACGCTTGAGCCGCCGGGGCCAAGGCTTCCATTGTGCTGTATGAACGGTCAAGACAAAGACTCCTGCCGAAAAAAGATCCATCAGGCCTTTAGTTTTTACATTCCTGTCGCGTTTGGTCGGTGCAGAGCGCCAGAACCTCACCTGTTCCATCAGTGTCTTGCAAAATATATAGATTGTCCTCCTGAAGAGTTAAGACAGGTTGCCTTTACCCAAACCAGGAAAATTGTGTACACAGACAAATTATATTTCTCATGGGATCAAGTGTTGATAGAAGATTTCTGTGTTGAAGTTGACAGTGAGAATAACAGTGTTGCCAATGCTGTGTTTTGCCATAACCCTCCATCAGCAACAGTGGCCAGGCCATGTAGAGGACCGGCGTGTCTTAAGAAGTGCTGTCCCGAGGGTTATATACTAAACAATCACTCGTGTATTTGTTCAGAAACAACGTCGTCTTTGTCCGTGACTTTTAACAAAATTCTAGATGTTGGCTGGCCGTCTGTGACAGAGAATATACAGACGGAAATACAGGTTGGGTTCCCGTACTGTCAAAACGCGGAAGCCATTACTACATATTCTGTATCCAGCACGCAGAGAAACATACATTTTCACGCAAATGGTTCCCTTGTCGTGGAACAACAGAAGCCGTCCCTTAACTACTGTGTGGATGAAATCCTTGGTGAGGAAAACACTGGATCCCCAGAGGAGAGGATCATGGTGACGGTGTGTGCTGCCCCTACTCATGACCAACAGTCTacctggagggtgaggaagaacGGATTTTGGTTTGTAAATATGTAATCATGTTTGTTTATGCTTCGGTTTATCTATACTTTTAGGAAGATTCGTTttcaaaaaggagagagaaaaaaggcagTTTCTCAAAGATAATATGCATTcatatttacacatgcacacTAGATATGACGCCTAAGAACTTGTGTTTATAATAAGATTTAACATATCGACTAAAAAAAACCCACAGGCTGAATTGAATATAGACAATAAAAAGCACATCGTCCAAATAAGTTCAAAAACGTAGAAAGAAAAGTGTGAAATGAGTGCGAACGACAGACAGGGGATGACCTAGGGTAGAGGATGTTGCTGTGATGATCTCGCATCTAATTCAAATTTCGAATACCTCTCATCAGCCAAGGGACAGAAAGGTTCCAGTAATTACCCTTTTAAATACTCTCGCATACAACCAAATTTTTTGTTCGCACTCAGGTAAAAATATTTTGCATCCCCTGTCTGGCACAACACTAACCATTCATCCCAACCtctaaaatactttactaaaCACATGCATAAACATCCTAGAATTTCCCTTTTGTTTATCAGTGCAGTTCCTTGTTACTCTACTCTTGGTCTCATCCTTCCACTTTGCTACAAGGACACATGCACATGTCCTGTTAATATCATGCCTCTGTATTTATTCCCCAGAATTAAGCTGAGATTATCCTTCTACTCTACCGTTAAATTGGTATATGTAGTGCATAAAAATGACACAAAAACTGTTTATAATAGCTACTGATTGTAAAGCCATAATAATTTCCTGACTACTTTCTGATTATTAAAGGATGCTACCTTATAGATAATTTTCTCTCGATTTTTCGTGTGACATAATCTGTAGTGGTACATGACAAAAATAAGTGATGACTTTAAGTGAATTTTGTCAAGAGGATAATAAATCATAGCATTAGAGGTCTTTGAATAACGGAAAGTATGGGTTTGATGTATTAAGTAAAATATCATGGAAcagggaagaaaaacaaaacctAATGAATCTTACTTAACTTACTATTCTTTGGATGCAAATCAAATTTGGTAAAATAATGTACGAGATTTTCTTGCTAAATCATCGTGTTTGACGTTTACTGTGTTCATAAAATTTGCTGGATATGTTGAGGGTAATGTTAAACAGAGTATTTATGTGTCATCGTAAATTTTAGATTTACTTAAGCTATTTTAAGCGAAACGTTGTCCAAACGTACTTAAAGTTTTAGTTTTTATAATTTCCGATGCCTTAGCAACACCCTAGTTGCCACAAGTTTATGAAACGACCTGAGTTAGGTTCAATAGGTCTCTTCACAGAGAAGCTTAAATATCATTTCTGTAATGAATGAGTAAGAATATATGTATCCATATGAATAAATGCAAGAAAATTATCAATTAAAAGGCCGAGCTCCTTAAAGTAGCCCTCACGAAACAAACAAAAATCTGGAATATGTGAAGCGAGACTTTAAACAAGCGATGACCTCGTCCAGTAATTACAGGGATAAGTTGTGGTCTATTTCAGTTGTCTATTAGGCTGAAGTATCAAGAACAACGAATAAACACTAGCTTCAAAGATTCTGTCTACAAATACAAAAAGAAGTAAAATGGTATTTAACTTACCTGTCATATTAAATACTAGTATTCTTGAAAAACCTATATAGAATTTAGAAGCTTGTTCTGAAGATTCTTTAATGATGCCTTTTCAACTGAGAGCAGAGTTCAGCTATGTAGTCTTCCTTGTTCTTGAAAATTTCTTGTATAAGTTCTTGTGCATTTCAGAGCACATAAAGCTGCACTCTTGCTGCAATCAAAGTTAATAGACAAAGCAAAGTCTAGCGACATCAAACCTAACCCTATTTATCTTTTCCAAGCCAATTCAATAtgcgaataaaagaaaaaaatatgtaagtgATCACAACTGCACCTTCGTACACTTGAGTGAAAACTGTTTTGAGGCAGACGTCATTACCAAacggtggtaagggaggtactGGTGTAGGTCGGTTCATTCGTCCAGATTCATCTGTCACTGTGAAAACATGACTTATTATCAATAATCATTacagaggaaaaaatgaagaatatgaATGTTTTTCTTAGAATATCAACTGAAGTAATTATATTATTTTTGGATATGGGATGAAGTACTTTTTTGTATTCTAAATTAATAGCTCTCATCGTACATCCGGCAGAGGCAGATCAGTAGACCAATACAAGTTAAGAAACTACAAGAAAAACCCTGTTGTTGTGTATCCAGTGAAACTACTCCGATCTACAAATACCTTCTTTTGCATCTTGAGGTTGAAATTAATGCACTAAATCAGTTTACGTTATAATAATatggattattttctttataacGTAGAAAAAGACCAGACTTTTATTGTAGCATAAGCAAAGTTTATCTTGCTTCTTCATGACAAACCCTCATGCTAACAAATACATTGTATTTTTTACAGTTAGTGCGCAGCGTGCTGATCCCGGCGGGCTTGGTGGTGTCCTGTGTGTTCCTGGCAGCAACGCTGCTCTGCCACCTGTGTGTGGCACCGCTCAGGGACCTGCACGGCCTCTGTCTGGCTGCCTACGTTGCTGCCCTTCTGGTAGCCGATGCTACGCTCTTTGTAACGCAGGCCTTCTCGAGGTTCCTTCCTCCGTCTGCCTGCGTCTCCGTGGGTAAGGATGCCAGTGGAAAGCGTAGGGTAATTTTCACTTTCATAGTCCAGTACCCACGTTGTCTCATTTATTGAACAATACTTCAATCAAGCATCATCAGTACCAGCATATCTcctacaaatatataattttctccAGTAAATATCCATTGTAATATGTAACCTTTCTGACATCAATATATAGTTATAGCTCAGCAAATTTCCTTGTCATCCTTCCAACCCGTACACCTCATTGGTTAATCACTGGTTGGTTAGTTGAGCTTTAGCCTTGtcaactgtcagggtcattaagaccgtcaagtTATTACCACTGCTGGGAAAATCTTTGACATCTTCCTCAGGCATTAAATATGATTCTAAGACCGCATATGTTCTCACTAAGTATATTGCCCACAGGTAAATCATTAAGAATTCATGAGTTCAAAAGTTCATATACGGACGATTTATACTATAGACATTTGTAATGAAAATTTCACAGTGTAAAAGGCTTACGATTTAAAAGCTCGTGATATACAATTGTAAATTTCATTGTTCAGTGATATCATTTCAAAGATTCACAGACTTAAGTTTCACAGCACATGGACACACATCTAATACTTTGAGACTAAAGGTTCACAGCTTATACAATCACGCAGGAGTAACCTGGTTCAACTTCTCAATGCTAAGATTTTTACCAACATtttacattatgaaaaaaaaggtttaaagatCATCGACCAAGAGTTGAAGGCCAGTTCAAAAGATTACAGTTCAGTGAATTACTAATTAATGATCACACAAAAGGTGCATGGCTGCAAAAAATCAATAATTCATATTGCTTAATTCAGAAACATCCAAGGTAGTTTATACAATTCATGCTAACATTCCTTAAATCAAGGTTTAAAAGATTCATGGTTTGATGTTTATATTTCAAAGGTTTATTTGTCTACGAATGTTGGTTCAGACTGACAGTTCAGGAGTTTATATAAAAGTATTCACTGATGAAAAAAGTTCACAGTTGAAGTGCTGACATTCAAATGTGTATGACTGAAAGGTTCTTgcctgttttgttgttgttgttgttgtttaagtGTATTTATCTCAAGGATGTACAGCTCAAAGTTCATAAGCAAAATATCTAGTAGCGTAAAGGCCGAAAGTTTACAGCAACTGGATTTAGCTGAAGTTCTCATAATGCAGTTTACTGTTCCAAGAATCAGAATTCAAAATACTGAATACCAAAATGTGGAGGAACAAGATTCACGCCCATGACCTCTCCACAGCCGTCATCCTGCACCtggccttcctctcttccttcttctggcTCAATGTCATTTGTTATGACGTGTGGAAATATGTCGGGTGAGTACAGCCACGTCAAGCTTCACAGAATGAGACAGTTTGTTATGAAGTATGCCTTAACTTACATCCTCACTGTTTGCTGTTAGGAGTCTTAATACATAATGCACAGTGCACGACTTGCGGTTGCTTGATGGATGGGGCATTACGTGCGATAAGTACAAAGACGATGATACACCAGTGTTCCTGTATACAGGTGATGCTGTTCATCTAGCTGAGTCAGGGATGTTGACTCGAATAGCGTCCCTTCCATAATGTCTGCTAGGGAAGGATGCTGGAAGTGGATGAGAGTAAATTTTGACAAATGGCTCTTCACAGTGTCATATCAGTTTAACTGCAAAAGAAGGGGATAATTTAGATGAATCTAAGTATTTGCAAAAGACCATCAGCAAGAGCTGGAAATGAGAAAGCTAAAGCTGAGAAATGAGTTATGCATGGATATTGGAGTGACGTATGTTGTACGCTGAATGCCCTGGTGAATGCAAAAAATTTATTGGTAGAGTGTGCCAGACGCTTCCATGAAGTAGTATTTGTCCTGTTCCCGATGCATGGATGTGAAACCCAAGTTTATATTGGCCAGGATAAGTAGTGCACAAAAGAAGTAGAAATAGATAATTTACGCCGTATAACTGGCATTAAGTGGATGAAGTTGAGAATCAATTTTAGAAAAATTTGTGCTGAAATGTCATTAGAAATTAGATGAAAGTTTTTTGGGATTGGATGGTCAAGTAGAACATATGGCAGATGATAGGCTTGTCACAACACACTTGAAAGTACAAGAGATAGGCTACTcagatgtatgtatgtgatgagaTTTGGAGAAGACTAAAGGTAGTGGAAAAGTTTGGTGCGTACGGTAGAGTGGAGACTGATTTCACGTGGCTTATCAATTAAGAATGCAAAATGAAATGGAATTCGttttcatttcaacacactgGACACGGGTAAGGGATGTGTATGAACGACCTAAGAGGTTATGTGTACCGGTCCACACCAGGGAGTTGGGCGTGGAGTTAATGGTAATAGAGAGATTGATGAATATCTAACAATATTTCATGTTACAGGACCGAGTCTACCTCATGATAAACATGGTAAAATAACCTCAATTTTTGCGATAATGGATGTACAGCTTGTCAGCTTtctgtgtaatcacctatttgtactgtacgggagtgTTCAACACTTGTGGAGTTTCATTTGTTGAACTGTCTCTACTACTCTACTTTTTAAATCTGAATATTGTTGCTCTTCCCATTCACAGTTTCAATAATCACTTTttcccattcatccactattaTGTTTACAAAAGAACTTCATTAAAGGTTTTCTGGAAAGTTTCTTCCTTACTTTCATGTTATTGCCTGTGTCTTTTCTAATCCTGCATTTCAAAAAAATTGTTTACTGTTGACGTCACAAGTTAGTTTACAAATGTAAAGGTTGTGATCGTCACCGCTTAGTCTTTTCTCTTCCTTGTTGGAAACATTTGTAACCTCTAACATtccttaattctgataccatattTGTTGCTCTCCTCAGGACCTTTTCAATTAGTTAAATTCTTTTGTGCGTTTATAAGTGCCGTGTCCTGCGAATactatattctagttttgacctaatGTATGATGTGAAGACCTTGTCGAATTTTCCTTATCCATATCTTCACTGTTCTCAGTGTATGTCCTCTTTACTCTTCTTCCAGGGCAAGACTAAGGCGACAGACTTAGGACGATGCCTAATCACCCTAGTCCCATTGACTcagattcctgcagtttactTCCTGCGTCATAATATTCACAACGATTTTTTTCCACTGTAACCCGTCCTCGGTACTTTGCTTTCAATAGAGTTGAATTTCATTTCTTGTATCAGGCCAACTCTGGAggttgtccaggtccccttgtaaggtaatcaatcctcctcacattcTACTTTACTCATGACTTTCACATTAtccacaaacacattcaggtaggaatccagtccttctggcaactCATTAAAATGGATCAAGAAGAGCGAAGTCCCAGAGGAGAACCTTACGGCACGCCAATGGGGACAggccattttgagaaggctcacCGGACCTGCaccctttgttctcttccacttctATCCATTGAAGTAGTCTTCATCTTATTCCTACCAGATGGttcagcttctttaccaacctcctATGTGGTAGAGATACGCTGTCTGGCAGTCCTAGTACAGACTATCTACCTAGCTTTCTCTTTTCTCTAAATTGGAGCTCACTCATAGAAAGCTAAGAGGTTCATTACATACGATCTCCTTTCCCTGAACCCAATTTGTCTCAGTGATTCCTTATAACTCAGTGGCTGCTTCGATTTACTTAACTATGCGCAACATGTGTTTATGTTACTAAGATTTAAGGAAAGATGAATGAGAATGACTGAAGCGTAGTGTTCAATGATGTGCAATATGTTTATTTTACTAAGATTTAAGGAAAGATGAGTGAGAATGACTGAAGCGTAATATGTTGAAGTGCCGGCCTCATCTCCGAGGGGCCTCTGTGAAACTGTTTTTTTGTAGGTCCAGGTTGATGAAACAAGGAAAAGATCGGTAGATAATCATGACATGTGATATAGTTtgaattaaaagagaaaaaaaaaatagtttgagaAAAGTATGCAATAAACAAAATTATTAGGAGTGAAAAAAATAGTTTGAGAAAAGCATGCAATGAACAAAATTATTTGTGAGAGGTACAAGTGAAGGCATTACAGGGGAAGTTGTAGAATTCATgataatgtgtagtgtgtgtgtgaaatttgtCTCGAATAAGATATGTGTGTGCAGTCAAACATTGACAGGTGACGTAGCTGTGTTAATAAAAACCATGTTCACTTCAACAAGAGTTGAGGAAATGTGTGCAACCTGAGGCTGTGTGCAGTTGATCCACCTAAAGGTGAATCAGAACAAATCTAATCATTATCAATGAACAGACATTTACAACCAGGTTCATAAAAAGAGAGTCCATCTGATTGAGTACAGTAATGTTTACGTCAGCCAAAACTATTCAAGATAAAACGGAATCAAGAAGATAACGGAAGATTGAGGAATTAAAGCACTGTAATATTAGTTTATTATTGGCAAAATCTTTTCTTGCTGGATTCCTAATCTGTTAGCAATAATATGGTCCTTAAATAAAGGAATAAAGGAAAATGTGTCATaagaactttcttcttttctttgttggtaggggtggggtgatgggtgggggattATCACTTGTTTTAGCCAAGTTcaggtggctggggggggggggatagtgggCTCTCACCACCCGTGGTAAGGGTAGGCAGCTAGTACCCTTAACTGACAGTTTTCACCCCTGGTCAGACTGACGGTGCAGGCAGTGCCCTTATATCGCTACCCCGACGACTTCGGCCGTTTCTTCGCCTATGCCGTGTACGCCTGGGGTTCGCCTCTCATCATTGGAGGTGTGGCTGTCGTCATTCACTCCCTCCCGCAGCACATTGACTGGCTTCTCAAACCTGACTTCGTGAAGAACAGGTGCTGGTTCAGAGGTAAGGCCTAGTGGGTTGGGGGACGCTTACATGTGCAACTCTTACCAACCATACACTCTTGTAGTGTTTTATAATGGACCGTCTctgatctttttttaattttttaccaGGATTCTAAATCATCTTTATACTTGCAATATGTGAAACAGGTATGCCTCTATTGCAGCTCAGCAAAGCTTCAATATCAGTTTGCATAGGTTCATCTGGAGTGAGATATACAGCAGATTGCAATTTCTGTTTTCAAATATACTCTTGACGCTGTAACTTATAGTCCTAAAAGGAACTACACTATGATTTATTTGAGTTTACAATAATGCTGGCTCCACATTTAGCCATACAAATACGTGGAGGGTCGGATTTTTAAAACTATGGTCACCTCCAAGGACcaagctttcattacttaccagtTTCTGACAGACGAATGACTTTAGGTGAGGTTTTGTTCGATACAGCTTATAGGTCTTCAAAATTTAACCGTATTGAGGCCTCAAGACTTCCATTGTAATAAAGAAATATCCACTAAAAATCAacattttggaaaatgaaaaactccTTATTCTGAAAGATCGTGTTTTTGGTTTTGCCTGCTAATGACTTTACTGGTTTAGAAGCATGGGATGGACCTCATACTATCATCCAAAGTCTTGTTATCATCAATTAACTCAAACAACTGGTGTTGTGTTGAGAATTTTAATGTTTCCTCGATTCCTGGCTTTAAGCTTAAAAGCATTTGATGAGCGTTCCTTTGAGCGCGTGCCCAAAGGATTCTCCCTTAAAGGGGCGCCTAAAGGATGTGCCCGGGAAGGAGTATCCGAAGGGTGCCCCCTACAAGAAGCATCCATTTGATGtcttccccacaggaaacatccgAATGATGCCCCCTGAGCAGGGTACCACACCTATGCCGACTTGAGAAGGTATCAAAAGAAATAATTGATCCTTGAGAAGGTATCAAAAGAAATAATTGATCCTTGAGAAGGTTTAGGACTCACTGGGCACTGATTTTTGTCCGCTTTTCATTTTTATTTGGAGGAATAGCTTGTGGTTGTCGAGCTGGTACTCTTCCCTCAGAGTCGACGCTCTATATCAGTTCTGTTTACGGATATCCCATCTTGCAAC
The sequence above is drawn from the Panulirus ornatus isolate Po-2019 chromosome 6, ASM3632096v1, whole genome shotgun sequence genome and encodes:
- the LOC139749124 gene encoding uncharacterized protein isoform X1; protein product: MRAMVKMWLVVVTLILSRFVFCHTAARTLEEASHATPDPPLTDLSWNITSNDTSQDDVSHSEELAHVCTINSQDVLTDKRGSPGGNTHGKGEKSASNDLVKYFRDLLGDINVAILALPEPEREYKQNIQDDFFTSIEETQTVLAHSNESLDSNQDYPEFDTNITYRSTGSNKVSAINRTQSRNLTLDIETNTESELVDLFWSKSEEVASTDPPVGTEGHSWLSEENTTLEPPGPRLPLCCMNGQDKDSCRKKIHQAFSFYIPVAFGRCRAPEPHLFHQCLAKYIDCPPEELRQVAFTQTRKIVYTDKLYFSWDQVLIEDFCVEVDSENNSVANAVFCHNPPSATVARPCRGPACLKKCCPEGYILNNHSCICSETTSSLSVTFNKILDVGWPSVTENIQTEIQVGFPYCQNAEAITTYSVSSTQRNIHFHANGSLVVEQQKPSLNYCVDEILGEENTGSPEERIMVTVCAAPTHDQQSTWRLVRSVLIPAGLVVSCVFLAATLLCHLCVAPLRDLHGLCLAAYVAALLVADATLFVTQAFSRFLPPSACVSVAVILHLAFLSSFFWLNVICYDVWKYVGLTVQAVPLYRYPDDFGRFFAYAVYAWGSPLIIGGVAVVIHSLPQHIDWLLKPDFVKNRCWFRDGKEILAYFYGPMGVLCMANTLLICHTGLRLYCADKKCDCFFGSCRRADHTLYRTHMTEFWQRFTLFALMVICWVMEVISWMVGPADSELWALTDTLNTFQGVFIFITFLRSSKKRRLLQQTLTQWSAGSRGPGADRTTHLPQPHLPASISTRMANRIRSLAILRWFLRITQRPHLSSQQVLDNIIFKRKMEAPQGFKNKAYEDDANDVDSYAKRSVCGEEPLFKSFNPIWTVPQWKSHYSKTYFPNVLSASNQTGNHPRREEFKCDDYKDLITLCSSFDHALPYMPLEPRPSFTNWSILRHKTGSLTLATGEEGQVTHEVVCHGLTKTES
- the LOC139749124 gene encoding probable G-protein coupled receptor Mth-like 1 isoform X2, whose product is MRAMVKMWLVVVTLILSRFVFCHTAARTLEEASHATPDPPLTDLSWNITSNDTSQDDVSHSEELAHVCTINSQDVLTDKRGSPGGNTHGKGEKSASNDLVKYFRDLLGDINVAILALPEPEREYKQNIQDDFFTSIEETQTVLAHSNESLDSNQDYPEFDTNITYRSTGSNKVSAINRTQSRNLTLDIETNTESELVDLFWSKSEEVASTDPPVGTEGHSWLSEENTTLEPPGPRLPLCCMNGQDKDSCRKKIHQAFSFYIPVAFGRCRAPEPHLFHQCLAKYIDCPPEELRQVAFTQTRKIVYTDKLYFSWDQVLIEDFCVEVDSENNSVANAVFCHNPPSATVARPCRGPACLKKCCPEGYILNNHSCICSETTSSLSVTFNKILDVGWPSVTENIQTEIQVGFPYCQNAEAITTYSVSSTQRNIHFHANGSLVVEQQKPSLNYCVDEILGEENTGSPEERIMVTVCAAPTHDQQSTWRLVRSVLIPAGLVVSCVFLAATLLCHLCVAPLRDLHGLCLAAYVAALLVADATLFVTQAFSRFLPPSACVSVAVILHLAFLSSFFWLNVICYDVWKYVGLTVQAVPLYRYPDDFGRFFAYAVYAWGSPLIIGGVAVVIHSLPQHIDWLLKPDFVKNRCWFRDGKEILAYFYGPMGVLCMANTLLICHTGLRLYCADKKCDCFFGSCRRADHTLYRTHMTEFWQRFTLFALMVICWVMEVISWMVGPADSELWYVPHTTYCPQTSHFQHIHPPRHNSLHSPRLATIYHCWNHYSFKHTHFCFPR